A genomic segment from Glycine soja cultivar W05 chromosome 20, ASM419377v2, whole genome shotgun sequence encodes:
- the LOC114401672 gene encoding uncharacterized protein LOC114401672 isoform X1, whose translation MILVKLVKLAFVTGIWPMHGSTKYRNASRMLGDQLALASIEMSKPHFDTSKFAKALAFSEDIGGSSILFLPCSMYNWTLPEGAGQFHGMPLDVKIYATHQLEFLEVADLIFESCRKAESTPNNLWEHLLFYLLVAPSSYWEGLF comes from the exons ATGATTCTAGTGAAG TTGGTAAAGCTTGCCTTTGTTACGGGAATATGGCCAATGCATGGAAG CACAAAATATAGAAATGCTTCCCGCATGCTGGGTGATCAGTTAGCTCTTGCTTCAATTGAGATGTCAAAACCTCATTTTGACACCAGCAAGTTTGCCAAAGCTCTTGCTTTCTCTGAAGATATTGGGGGTAGTTCAATATTGTTTTTACCTTGTTCTATGTACAATTGGACTCTGCCTGAGGGTGCTGGTCAATTTCATGGTATGCCATTGGATGTTAAG ATTTATGCTACCCATCAACTAGAATTCTTGGAAGTTGCAGACCTCATTTTTGAAAGCTGCAGAAAGGCAGAGTCAACACCAAATAACTTATGGGAACATTTGCTCTTTTATCTTTTGGTGGCACCATCTTCATACTGGGAAGGACTGTTTTAA
- the LOC114401672 gene encoding uncharacterized protein LOC114401672 isoform X2 translates to MILVKLVKLAFVTGIWPMHGSTKYRNASRMLGDQLALASIEMSKPHFDTSKFAKALAFSEDIGGSSILFLPCSMYNWTLPEGAGQFHDLCYPSTRILGSCRPHF, encoded by the exons ATGATTCTAGTGAAG TTGGTAAAGCTTGCCTTTGTTACGGGAATATGGCCAATGCATGGAAG CACAAAATATAGAAATGCTTCCCGCATGCTGGGTGATCAGTTAGCTCTTGCTTCAATTGAGATGTCAAAACCTCATTTTGACACCAGCAAGTTTGCCAAAGCTCTTGCTTTCTCTGAAGATATTGGGGGTAGTTCAATATTGTTTTTACCTTGTTCTATGTACAATTGGACTCTGCCTGAGGGTGCTGGTCAATTTCATG ATTTATGCTACCCATCAACTAGAATTCTTGGAAGTTGCAGACCTCATTTTTGA
- the LOC114403074 gene encoding ankyrin repeat domain-containing protein 13C-like, translating to MAGIDATKYGHSPVHKALVLKDHGELRRILAGLPRLRSTAEIRTEAVSILEEEKADAIAAVIDRRDVPNRDTPLHLAVKFGDEVATELLMVAGADWSLQNEQGWSALQEAICSREEGIAKIIIKHYQPLAWAKWCRRLPRLVGTMRRMRDFYMEITFHFESSVIPFISRIAPSDTYKIWKRGANLRADMTLAGFDGFRIQRSDQSILFLGDGSEDGKVPPGSLCMISHKEKEVLNALDDAGFPANDEEVQQEVVAMSKTNIFRPGIDVTQAVLLPQLTWRRQEKTEMVGPWKAKVYDMHNVVVSIKSRGVPGAMTDDELFSSCNENETESEELNDILTEDERRQLEDALRLDSTDLNNESDEVIIGHRHSCYEHREIPIEEGNYNKSGENKLEKKGWFGGWRKKDSKPEAPKKIAPPRSSLCIEEKVSDLLGDSPSRNQSKPGRHSVEIAVKGDESRRRKDAKASSANSDSRSRHKDGNRENEYKKGLRPILWLSPNFPLKTEELLPLLDIVANKVKAIRRLRELLTTKLPMGTFPVKVAIPVVPTIRVLVTFTKFEELEPVDEFATPPSSPSAAEQESPAVPHFSASSWFQWIKAPYRSSTSAPGSSSRIENIEDPFAIPSDYTWVTAEAKKKKMQEKNKSKKGKSHN from the exons ATGGCGGGAATTGATGCTACAAAGTATGGTCATAGTCCTGTGCACAAGGCCTTAGTTTTGAAGGATCATGGTGAACTCAGGAGGATACTTGCTGGCCTCCCACGGCTGCGTAGCACGGCCGAGATTCGCACTGAAGCGGTTTCGATTTTAGAGGAAGAGAAGGCTGATGCCATCGCTGCTGTGATTGACCGGCGTGATGTGCCTAACCGGGATACCCCTCTTCACTTGGCTGTGAAATTCGGGGATGAAGTGGCCACCGAGTTGCTTATGGTTGCTGGGGCAGATTGGAGTTTGCAGAATGAGCAAGGGTGGAGTGCTCTTCAGGAAGCTATTTGCAGTAGAGAAGAGGGTATTGCCAAGATAATAATTAAGCATTACCAGCCTCTGGCTTGGGCAAAATGGTGCAGACGGTTGCCTCGCTTGGTAGGGACCATGCGGAGGATGAGGGACTTCTACATGGAGATTACATTCCATTTTGAGAGTTCTGTGATTCCTTTCATCTCAAGGATCGCTCCTTCAGACACATACAAAATTTGGAAGAGGGGTGCAAATCTAAGGGCAGACATGACTTTGGCTGGTTTTGATGGTTTTAGAATTCAGAGATCAGATCAGAGCATTCTTTTCCTTGGTGATGGTTCGGAAGATGGGAAAGTCCCACCTGGGTCACTCTGCATGATCTCACACAAGGAAAAGGAGGTACTCAATGCTCTAGACGATGCTGGCTTTCCAGCAAATGATGAGGAGGTTCAGCAAGAAGTGGTTGCAATgtctaaaacaaatatatttaggCCCGGGATTGATGTTACACAGGCAGTTCTGTTGCCTCAGTTGACTTGGAGGCGACAGGAGAAAACAGAAATGGTAGGGCCTTGGAAAGCTAAGGTCTATGATATGCACAATGTAGTTGTGAGCATAAAATCTAGAGGAGTTCCTGGAGCCATGACAGATGATGAACTCTTTTCTTCTTGCAATGAAAATGAAACAGAGAGTGAAGAGCTCAATGATATTTTGACTGAGGATGAAAGAAGGCAATTGGAAGATGCACTAAGGTTGGATTCGACAGACTTGAACAATGAGAGTGATGAGGTGATCATTGGGCATCGTCATAGCTGTTATGAACATAGAGAAATTCCTATTGAAGAAGGAAATTATAACAAAAGTGGAGAAAATAAGCTGGAAAAGAAAGGATGGTTTGGTGGATGGAGGAAAAAGGATTCTAAACCTGAAGCTCCAAAGAAGATTGCTCCGCCAAGAAGTTCTCTCTGCATAGAAGAAAAGGTGAGTGATTTATTGGGGGATTCTCCTTCAAGAAATCAGAGTAAGCCAGGAAGACATTCTGTTGAGATAGCTGTGAAGGGTGATGAGTCACGGAGGAGAAAAGATGCCAAAGCTTCTTCTGCAAATTCTGATAGCAGAAGTCGTCACAAGGATGGAAATCGTGAAAATGAATATAAGAAAGGGTTGAGACCTATTCTTTGGCTTTCCCCAAACTTTCCACTAAAAACTGAAGAACTCTTGCCATTGCTTGACATTGTTGCAAACAAAGTTAAAGCAATTCGACGTTTAAGAGAACTCCTTACAACGAAACTTCCAATGGGAACTTTTCCTGTTAAG GTTGCCATCCCTGTGGTTCCCACCATCAGAGTATTGGTTACTTTTACAAAGTTTGAAGAACTAGAGCCAGTAGACGAATTTGCAACACCACCATCAAGCCCATCTGCAGCTGAGCAAGAGAGCCCTGCAGTGCCTCACTTCTCGGCATCGTCTTGGTTTCAATGGATAAAGGCTCCTTATCGCTCTAGTACATCTGCTCCAGGATCCAGCAGTAGGATAGAAAATATTGAAGACCCTTTTGCAATTCCATCTGACTATACTTGGGTTACTGCTGaagcaaagaaaaagaagatgcaagagaagaacaagtcaaagaaaggaaaaagtcATAACTGA